Proteins from a single region of Penaeus monodon isolate SGIC_2016 chromosome 29, NSTDA_Pmon_1, whole genome shotgun sequence:
- the LOC119592213 gene encoding cuticle protein CP1499-like, with protein MRTLVVIAVLGACSAAPLTAITPNIQSEETRLLHSFRAVRAASPQQAKWTGXXXXXXXXXXXXXXXXXXXXXXXXXXRKIFLDAYQAQVAATVGTTIAAVPKAPAKGPVPAASKQAAKAAAPKQAVKEPAPVQPKWIGPVAATIPAGLPGSAPQVPDTPEVTAAKQQFFSIYNRQAAAVAPPVGSA; from the exons ATGAGAACGCTG GTTGTCATCGCGGTGCTGGGTGCGTGCTCGGCTGCCCCCCTCACAGCCATCACGCCCAACATACAGTCCGAGGAAACCCGGCTTCTGCACTCCTTCCGGGCCGTCCGAGCCGCCTCTCCCCAGCAGGCGAAGTGGACGGGCNNNNNNNNNNNNNNNNNNNNNNNNNNNNNNNNNNNNNNNNNNNNNNNNNNNNNNNNNNNNNNNNNNNNNNNNNNNNNTCGGAAAATCTTCTTGGATGCTTACCAGGCGCAGGTCGCGGCTACTGTGGGCACCACGATCGCGGCCGTACCTAAGGCCCCTGCCAAAGGGCCTGTTCCGGCCGCTTCGAAGCAGGCCGCGAAGGCAGCCGCTCCCAAGCAGGCTGTGAAGGAACCCGCGCCAGTCCAGCCCAAGTGGATAGGCCCCGTGGCAGCCACCATCCCCGCTGGACTCCCTGGGTCCGCCCCCCAGGTTCCCGACACTCCCGAAGTCACAGCCGCCAAACAGCAATTCTTCAGCATTTACAACAGACAGGCAGCAGCTGTGGCGCCTCCTGTTGGTAGCGCTTAG